ATCCCCTTTCTGGATCTTACCGCATATGAAGTAAAGCCCCTTTTTCCTATGTCGGCGTAGTCATCTATCCACTTCAGGGCCGCGTCCACATTTCCCTCCAGGGCCTTGAGTAGCCCCGTATCCCCGGTCCAGTTTACGTATTCCGACAGGAGGATGAGGAAAAGGGGCGTTGCGTCGACGGTGCCATAATATGGCGTCTGAGGGATATGGTTCAGGTTGGCAAGCTCGCCGAGCCTGAGCTCGTGGAGGATCTTTCCCGGCTCCTCATCCCGCCAGTCATCGAACTCCCTGCCCTGGTATTTCGCGAGCGCCAGGAGCGTGCTCCTTGCCAGGTCGGGCCCGAACGGAAGTAGCTGAAGCGCCGAGATGATGCTGTCTCTCCCGAACAGGCTGTCGTACCAGGGCACCCCTGCCGAGTGGAATACTTCCCCCTCCAGGCTCATGCGCATCATGTTAAGGTCGCAGAGCGAACGCTCTATAACACTATTAAAAATATTATTGCTGGTCAGAGTGTCGGTACAACACTCGAATGTCGAGGTGCAAGACCCGGTGGCCCCTTTCATTATGTTCCCGATATTTGTTTTGGGCATCTTCCTTTCCCCGACGTCCTGGACGGCGATGTCCGTCTTCACCGAACTGGATCCCTGCGGCTCAATTCTTAGCTCGAAATGACACTTTCCTCCCTCCATGCTTTTTGGGGCGGGGTAGAACGTTATTATCGTCCTGCGGATATGCCCGTCCTCGCCCTGGTAGGAAAGGCAAAGCCTGTTATTGTCGTATTCGATTGGCATTTTTTTACCATGGGCCGGCGGGACAAGGCCCCGGATAGTGAACATATCGGCGAAATCGGCGTCGAACTCTATGGTCAGGTTCTGCGTGACGGTAAAAGTATTAAAGTTACTAAATGTAAGACTTTGCTGCATGAGGCCGGGGCAGATTTTGACCACGTACGTGCCCATCATCGTCTCCTTTTCGACCATGTTGCCACTGCAGTCCTTGAACTTGCTATTCGTGCCCACCATTACCGATTGGGAACCCTGTTCGTCACTGGATAATAGCTCCGTCACGGGGCTTTCCATCAGCCGTATATGGAATTTACTCAAATACCGGCAGTCATGGTAATAGAGGCCGTACCCGTAATTATCCCTGGCCGGTATCTCGCCATTACGCAGCGTTACCAGCGTCAGCTCTCCGTCGCGGATGACGAGTGCGTTGGTTATGCTATTGGACTGGGTATGCTTCTGGCCCATGTCCCACTTTTTTCTTATTGCTTCCACTATGTCTGAAGGCTTAAGCATGTTAATTAGCGTATTCTGTCATGAATAGAAAAATGAGTCCGACGAGATTACCGACATACTTCAGATTTTATTGTCTTTTTATCTAACCTACAAAACCAGGGGGCAGCTTAAGCACTGACATAAAGGAATATATAACACTGCATGTCTTAGAAGAACCGGGCAAGCGTACCCTGCACGCCCTTGCCCTTTAGCTCGTCCTCTGTGTGCCCGAAGTAGCCCAGGATGCGCAGCGCCGTGGGTATAAGCTGCTTATCGACGTAATACTCGGCATCGAGCTCATAGGTCTTATCCTTCGCATACAGCTTCCCGTCCTTGAACTTGCTGAACATGTCCACGGGGTATGCACGCTCGCTCAGCGTGCCGCCGGGGCCTTTGACGATAACATAGCTGATCTTGCTGCCTACGGAGGCGGACATGTCCATCTCCCGCGCCCGCTCGGCTGCCTTCACGTGCGCCTGGGCGCTCTCGTAGCTCTCCACGCCCTTCGTCAACGTCTTATGGATGATGAGCTTATCCAGCGGCACCCTGCCTTCCTTGACCTCGCTGATCGTATCCTTGACGAACTTCACGGCCTTGTCCGGGTCCTCCTCCTCGAGGATGATGCGGATGACCTCGGACTGTAATTCCTTCGCCAGCTCGCACCAGTCGCCACGGCGCACTTCCAGGCCCCGGACGACGATCTCGCCTTTGCTGGTCAGGCCCGCATAGCGTTTCTTGGATTCGGTAAAGAAGATGGAGCGGTAAATGTTATCGACGTCCATGTCCAGAGGTAGCTCTTCCTTTACTTTCCGGATGAAGTTGCCCGTGACCGTTGAGAGCCTCCCTCCGTCCTTGAGCGTGACGAAGAGCGAGTCCGTATCGCCGTACAGGACCTCGAGGCCCATGGCCTGCGCGATGTCGTTGGCCTTCTTGATGAAATACCGGCCCCATGCCGACGTAGCCTCCGCACATTCCCGCCGGTACCACTTGGCCTGCGCCCAGCCGGTATACCCGTAGAAGGCGTTCGTAAGTATCTTGATGGTCTTTTGCCTTATGTCGAGTATCTTATAGTCCCGGTCTGCCTTATCCATCAGCGCCAGCTTCTTTTTCAGCGCGCTGCGGTGGCTTACCAGGGAGCGTAAAATGCGGGTAAAGAAGCCTTCCGGCTCCTTTCGGAAACAGTGGCCGACTTCGGGCGCCGGGGGGTAGCATTCCGCGTTACAGTCCTTACAGACCGTATCCGGCGAGATATTGTAGGTGATCATGATGGAAGGGTACATAGCCGAGAAGTCGAGCGACGCGACGTTCTTGTGGATGCCCTTCACCGGCGGGAAAACGAAGCCGCCCAGGTACGTCTCCACTTCGCCTCCCCTGGAAGGTATCAGTTCGCCATATTCGTAGGCGGTATAGGCCAGGTACGATTCCACCTGCCGCCCCCGACCCATTTTTGAGACATTGTCCGCGGGCTCGTGCACCATGCGCGCAAACTCGAACTGCAACGGCAGGAGCTCCTTCGCCAGGCCGAAGGTGCTCGATACGTCGTCCTTCGCGTACTGGATGAGCTCGCCTCGCTTCGCCTCGTCCGCCCAGTACTGGTAGATGTCGGCCGCGAAAAGATTCACGCGCCCGCCCTTCTTCATGACGCCCAAAAAGTCGGCGACGTTCTCCAGCGTTTTGATCTTGACACCGTCCACGTCCCTCTGGGCTACCTGGAACAGGTCGATGTCCAGCCGCCCGATCAGCTTGACCTTTCGCTGGAGGCCGCCCCGCCCGAACATCGGCGACGTCCCGTCGCGGCACACGTTAAGCGTAAGCTTATGTTTCTTCGCCCGCTCCGAAAGGTAGGGCCAGTCAAAGCCGTCCTGGTTATAGCCGACGATGACGTCCGGGTCATAGTTCCTGACGTACTGGATAAACTCTTTAATAAGGCTCTTATCGCTCTCGTCGGTGGCCTTCAAAATCTTTTCTTCCTCATTCGTTTTTAGCGATATGATAATGATGGGGTCTTTCTTGGGATCGGGCATGCCGTGCGGGTTCCACATCTCGCAGTCGAAGGCGAGGACCTTTAGCGGCGGCTCTTCCTCCCTGGCAAAAGCTTTCGGGCTGCGGCAGATCAGCGCCTGATCCGCATAATCGATGGGCACGGGCTCGCCTTCGGCCTCGATGCCGCCCATGGGTATGAGCCGCTTATCGATGATGTAGCGGACGCCGAAAAGGATGTCCGCCTCCCGCACGTCGCCGAACTTCAGGGCCAGCTCACGTAAATACGGGACGTCACGCGGCAACTGCGTGAAAATGCGATAGCACTGGATCTGTACGCCGAAGTTCCTGCGTTCTACGACGTCGGCCTTCACGGGGCGGATCAGCTCGCCGCCCACTTCTTTGGACATGCTCATCAGCTGGCTTACGGGGACATCGCCGTAAGGCACGACATAAAAGTAAGGCTCAAAGGAATCGTCAAATATAACGGCGCTCCGGCCCGAGTCGTCCACGCACCACATGCGTATCAGGGGCCTGTTATTCACGACTTCATAGTCGACGTCTAAAAGCCAGCCGCGGAACTTCATTATATTAACTATAGAGCCTCCGCGGTTTAAAAACTTCCCGCGGACTCTGAAAGTGTTTCGCCTGGCGAGCGACAATGTTATATATTCATACTTATATGTATATATAAATACAAATATGTACAACTATATACATAATTATAGTTGAAAAAACATGAAGTCGAAATGCCTATTTTTTCAAAGTCATTTAGAATGTTATAGCGACTGAGCAATT
The Methanocella sp. DNA segment above includes these coding regions:
- a CDS encoding amylo-alpha-1,6-glucosidase codes for the protein MLKPSDIVEAIRKKWDMGQKHTQSNSITNALVIRDGELTLVTLRNGEIPARDNYGYGLYYHDCRYLSKFHIRLMESPVTELLSSDEQGSQSVMVGTNSKFKDCSGNMVEKETMMGTYVVKICPGLMQQSLTFSNFNTFTVTQNLTIEFDADFADMFTIRGLVPPAHGKKMPIEYDNNRLCLSYQGEDGHIRRTIITFYPAPKSMEGGKCHFELRIEPQGSSSVKTDIAVQDVGERKMPKTNIGNIMKGATGSCTSTFECCTDTLTSNNIFNSVIERSLCDLNMMRMSLEGEVFHSAGVPWYDSLFGRDSIISALQLLPFGPDLARSTLLALAKYQGREFDDWRDEEPGKILHELRLGELANLNHIPQTPYYGTVDATPLFLILLSEYVNWTGDTGLLKALEGNVDAALKWIDDYADIGKRGFTSYAVRSRKGIFNQGWKDSFDAVGHSDGSLAKKPVAMAEVQGYVYLAKKSLAPLFQVLGRDGEGKRLENEAKALKERFNRKFWMENKKYFAEALDADGPCDVVASNPGHCLWAGIIDDKYAGYLVDGLFREDMFTGWGIRTLSSEERRYNPLGYHNGTVWPHDNSIIAAGLKKCGFINEMSKLFTCIYEAARTFENFRLPECFCGLPRSMYRVPVKYPVACSPQAWSSGAMPFMFTSCLGLSPDALRKRLVISKPYLPPWLDRAQLNKLSVGGTLIDLDFRRIGDKTQVDTPKKKGDISVFVEY
- a CDS encoding DNA-directed DNA polymerase; this encodes MKFRGWLLDVDYEVVNNRPLIRMWCVDDSGRSAVIFDDSFEPYFYVVPYGDVPVSQLMSMSKEVGGELIRPVKADVVERRNFGVQIQCYRIFTQLPRDVPYLRELALKFGDVREADILFGVRYIIDKRLIPMGGIEAEGEPVPIDYADQALICRSPKAFAREEEPPLKVLAFDCEMWNPHGMPDPKKDPIIIISLKTNEEEKILKATDESDKSLIKEFIQYVRNYDPDVIVGYNQDGFDWPYLSERAKKHKLTLNVCRDGTSPMFGRGGLQRKVKLIGRLDIDLFQVAQRDVDGVKIKTLENVADFLGVMKKGGRVNLFAADIYQYWADEAKRGELIQYAKDDVSSTFGLAKELLPLQFEFARMVHEPADNVSKMGRGRQVESYLAYTAYEYGELIPSRGGEVETYLGGFVFPPVKGIHKNVASLDFSAMYPSIMITYNISPDTVCKDCNAECYPPAPEVGHCFRKEPEGFFTRILRSLVSHRSALKKKLALMDKADRDYKILDIRQKTIKILTNAFYGYTGWAQAKWYRRECAEATSAWGRYFIKKANDIAQAMGLEVLYGDTDSLFVTLKDGGRLSTVTGNFIRKVKEELPLDMDVDNIYRSIFFTESKKRYAGLTSKGEIVVRGLEVRRGDWCELAKELQSEVIRIILEEEDPDKAVKFVKDTISEVKEGRVPLDKLIIHKTLTKGVESYESAQAHVKAAERAREMDMSASVGSKISYVIVKGPGGTLSERAYPVDMFSKFKDGKLYAKDKTYELDAEYYVDKQLIPTALRILGYFGHTEDELKGKGVQGTLARFF